ATGCAGTTTAAGGAAATCAGTAATCTGTTCCACTGGAAGATAGAAACCATATCTATAGCAATTACTGTATATGGTTTTTTCGCTTCTGTACTACCTGTTTGGTTGCTATTGGTTCCCAGAGATTATCTGTCGACTTACTTAAAAATAGGAACAATACTCATGTTGGCTATTGGAGTTGTTTTTGTACATCCTACGTTGCAGATGCCTGCGATAACAGACTTTATACACGGAGGAGGCCCAATAATAGGAGGGCCGGTTTTACCATTTATTTTTATAGTAATTGCCTGTGGAGCTATCTCAGGATTTCATGCAGTAATAGCTACCGGAACCACGCCAAAAATGTTGACAAATGAAAAGGAAATTCTATTTGTAGGTTATGGTGCGATGCTTGTTGAGGGTTTTGTTGCCCTGATGGCATTGATAGCAGCTTGTACGCTGGTACCCGGGGACTATTTTGCTATCAACACACCTAAAGAAATGTACGAATCTTTCATCGCCCAGAACCCGGGCTTAAAGCCGGTTGAGCTGGCCTATTTCAGTGAAAAGATAGGTGTTGACCTCCAAGGTAGGACCGGGGGAGCAGTTTCTTTGGCAGTTGGCATGGCGCATATATTCAATAAGATTCCTTTTATGGATGATGTTATGGCTTACTGGTATAATTTCGCTATTATGTTTGAAGCCGTGTTCATCCTAACAGCAATAGATGCCGGGACAAGGGTAGGTCGGTTCTTTTTGCAGGAAATGCTGGGTACCGTAGTGCCAAGGTTTAATGATAAGAACTGGATGCCGGGTATCATCATCAGTAGTCTGCTATTTACCTTTTCGTGGGGTTATCTTGTTTATACCGGAAATGTAAGTAGCATATGGCCATTATTTGGTATCAGTAACCAGTTGTTGGCTGCCTGTGGGTTGATTGTTTGTACAACCATGCTCATAAGAATGAATAGGAAGAAGTATGCTTTATGTGCGGCTATACCGGGAATATTTATGGCGTTAATAACTTTTTGGGCAGGTTATGAGCAGATTATGAATGTCTATTTGCCAAAAGAGCAATACCTATTATCGTCTTTAGCGCTGCTAGCAATGGTTTTAATGTTAATTGTCTTTATCAATACTTTTAAAAGGTGGTATAGATTGTTAAGTATGAGAGCCGATAAAATAGATTATTATGGAGATACTGTGAAAGAATTAGTCGAGAGGTAAGCAGGATCTTATGTCTAAAAAATCAGGAATTTAGTTATAACTCTTTGCTGGTAATTTATTTATCTACAATATTAATTGAAATATCTTGTGATAAGGTTTATTGATTTA
This genomic interval from Pseudopedobacter saltans DSM 12145 contains the following:
- a CDS encoding carbon starvation CstA family protein, with product MEFLNGINALTLVFVSLLVFAIAYRFYGIFMANKVLRLNASNITPAIEFADGKDYVATNKNVLFGHHFAAIAAAGPLVGPVLAAQFGYLPGALWILIGCVLAGGVHDMVVLFASIRHKGESLATIAGKEIGKETGLIAGFAILFILILTLAGLSLACISAMHEASWSLFTVIATMPIAIIMGLIMRYRKDSVTIASILGGIMLIAAIVGGHELMQFKEISNLFHWKIETISIAITVYGFFASVLPVWLLLVPRDYLSTYLKIGTILMLAIGVVFVHPTLQMPAITDFIHGGGPIIGGPVLPFIFIVIACGAISGFHAVIATGTTPKMLTNEKEILFVGYGAMLVEGFVALMALIAACTLVPGDYFAINTPKEMYESFIAQNPGLKPVELAYFSEKIGVDLQGRTGGAVSLAVGMAHIFNKIPFMDDVMAYWYNFAIMFEAVFILTAIDAGTRVGRFFLQEMLGTVVPRFNDKNWMPGIIISSLLFTFSWGYLVYTGNVSSIWPLFGISNQLLAACGLIVCTTMLIRMNRKKYALCAAIPGIFMALITFWAGYEQIMNVYLPKEQYLLSSLALLAMVLMLIVFINTFKRWYRLLSMRADKIDYYGDTVKELVER